A genomic region of Deltaproteobacteria bacterium contains the following coding sequences:
- a CDS encoding HK97 gp10 family phage protein: MGMLSATVQVKDIAGLDATIAEVMDAMDANLKDIAEYVEREAQTTLAYHDKTGMLRKKTKLKVSKYEDGGYIVQARAPHAHLVEYGHVAIPPGKLEGGRVPPHPFMRPALENGVVYAILKLREQTKKG, from the coding sequence ATGGGGATGCTTTCGGCAACAGTACAGGTGAAGGACATCGCTGGCCTTGACGCGACCATTGCTGAAGTCATGGACGCCATGGACGCGAACCTCAAGGACATTGCCGAGTACGTCGAACGTGAGGCCCAGACCACACTGGCGTACCACGACAAGACGGGGATGCTCCGCAAAAAGACCAAACTCAAAGTCTCGAAGTACGAAGACGGCGGCTACATCGTCCAGGCCCGCGCACCTCACGCCCACCTCGTCGAATACGGTCATGTCGCCATTCCCCCAGGAAAACTTGAAGGCGGTCGCGTGCCGCCGCATCCGTTTATGCGGCCTGCGCTTGAGAATGGCGTTGTCTATGCAATCCTGAAACTCCGCGAACAGACGAAGAAGGGGTAG